The following proteins come from a genomic window of Ornithinimicrobium cryptoxanthini:
- the murD gene encoding UDP-N-acetylmuramoyl-L-alanine--D-glutamate ligase, giving the protein MTVNDAGRSSDLGQGRLAGLTHRDADWAGLRVVVTGLGISGFAATDALLERGAQVIVVDGGTGASAQDERARLLEILGADVRLGPEHTTDLPWFADEGTTISPDLVVTSPGWRPDQPVLAAAARAGIPIWGEVELAWRMRPATGAAPWLTVTGTNGKTTTVQMLESILRAAGLRTIAAGNVGTPVLEALLDPQPFDVIAVELSSFQLHWSESVSALASCVLNVAPDHLDWHGGQEAYAAAKAKIFEHTQVACVYNHDDPATEAMVEEADVIEGCRAIGFTLGTPALSMLGVVDDVLADRAFVTERKTSAAELATLRDLTGSDLTGGDPDRAPAPHLVADALAAAALARAFGVPPAAVQQGLRDFTPAEHRITEVAQIDGVRYVDDSKATNPHAAQASLAAYEHIVWIAGGQLKGADVDALVAGAAGRLRAAVLLGQDRAQIAAALARHAPQIPVVEVPTGETVDVTAVMDEAVEAARGLAQPGDVVLLAPAAASLDMFANYGVRGDAFTDAVRRRAGGESS; this is encoded by the coding sequence GTGACCGTCAACGACGCAGGACGGAGCAGCGACCTAGGGCAGGGACGCCTCGCCGGGCTGACCCACCGCGACGCCGACTGGGCGGGGCTGCGCGTGGTCGTCACCGGTCTGGGCATCAGCGGCTTCGCGGCCACCGACGCGCTGCTCGAGCGCGGCGCGCAGGTGATCGTGGTCGACGGCGGCACCGGCGCCAGCGCCCAGGACGAGCGCGCCCGCCTCCTGGAGATCCTCGGCGCCGACGTGCGCCTCGGCCCGGAGCACACCACCGACCTGCCCTGGTTTGCGGACGAGGGCACGACGATCTCCCCAGACCTGGTCGTCACCTCTCCCGGCTGGCGCCCCGACCAACCGGTGCTGGCCGCGGCGGCGCGTGCCGGCATACCCATCTGGGGGGAGGTCGAGCTGGCCTGGCGGATGCGTCCGGCGACCGGGGCGGCGCCCTGGCTGACCGTCACCGGCACCAACGGCAAGACGACCACCGTGCAGATGCTGGAGTCGATCCTGCGGGCGGCTGGGCTGCGCACGATCGCCGCCGGCAACGTCGGCACCCCGGTGCTCGAGGCGCTGCTGGACCCGCAGCCGTTCGACGTGATCGCCGTCGAGCTGTCCAGCTTCCAGCTGCACTGGTCGGAGTCGGTCTCAGCACTGGCCTCGTGCGTGCTCAACGTCGCCCCCGACCACCTGGACTGGCACGGCGGGCAGGAGGCCTATGCCGCGGCCAAGGCCAAGATCTTCGAGCACACCCAGGTGGCCTGCGTCTACAACCACGACGACCCCGCGACCGAGGCGATGGTCGAGGAGGCCGACGTCATCGAGGGGTGCCGCGCGATCGGCTTCACCCTGGGCACGCCGGCCCTGTCGATGCTCGGGGTGGTCGACGACGTGCTGGCCGACCGCGCCTTCGTCACCGAGCGCAAGACCTCCGCAGCCGAGCTGGCCACGCTGCGCGACCTGACTGGGAGCGACCTGACTGGCGGCGACCCAGACCGGGCACCGGCCCCGCACCTGGTCGCGGACGCCCTCGCCGCTGCCGCGCTGGCCCGGGCCTTCGGGGTGCCGCCCGCGGCCGTCCAGCAGGGGTTGCGCGACTTCACCCCCGCCGAGCACCGCATCACCGAGGTCGCCCAGATCGACGGGGTCCGCTATGTCGACGACTCCAAGGCGACCAACCCGCACGCCGCCCAGGCCTCGCTGGCGGCCTATGAGCACATCGTGTGGATCGCCGGCGGTCAGCTCAAGGGCGCCGACGTCGACGCGCTCGTCGCGGGGGCGGCCGGCCGGCTGCGTGCCGCCGTGCTGCTGGGGCAGGACCGCGCCCAGATCGCCGCCGCGCTGGCCCGACACGCGCCGCAGATCCCGGTGGTCGAGGTGCCCACGGGCGAGACTGTCGATGTGACTGCAGTGATGGATGAGGCTGTGGAGGCCGCGCGGGGGCTGGCGCAGCCCGGTGACGTCGTGCTCCTCGCGCCCGCCGCGGCGTCGCTCGACATGTTCGCCAACTACGGGGTCCGGGGAGACGCCTTCACCGACGCGGTGCGGCGGAGGGCCGGCGGGGAGAGCTCATGA
- the murG gene encoding undecaprenyldiphospho-muramoylpentapeptide beta-N-acetylglucosaminyltransferase, which produces MHDSPVSVVLAGGGSAGHVNPLLATADALRAAAPDCRITVLGTAEGLEARLVPERGYDLEILPKVPFPRRPNGAVLRFPSEIRRAIARAREVMREVEADVVVGFGGYVATPAYLAARRTGTPIVIHEQNARPGLANRLGARFTQDVATTFGATRLANSTVIGLPMRREIADLDRAALRGAGLAHFGLQEGTTTLLVFGGSLGAQRLNDAFPAAAPDLRAAGVQVLHLTGAGKPVEVESDSQCPYVVVDYTDRMDLAYAVADLAVCRAGAGTVSELTAVGLPAIYVPLPIGNGEQRLNAADVVAAGGGLLVADADVTADWVRDTVLPLLADEERLGQMADEAAVMGDRTAAEELAKMVLAAAGRRDSSRSDSDRSDTGSSPA; this is translated from the coding sequence ATGCATGACTCACCCGTTTCGGTCGTCCTGGCCGGCGGTGGCTCGGCCGGCCACGTGAACCCCCTCCTGGCGACCGCCGATGCCCTGCGCGCCGCAGCCCCCGACTGCCGCATCACCGTCCTGGGCACCGCGGAGGGTCTGGAGGCGCGCCTTGTGCCGGAGCGCGGCTATGACCTCGAGATCCTGCCCAAGGTGCCCTTCCCGCGCCGCCCCAACGGTGCCGTGCTGCGCTTCCCCTCCGAGATCCGCCGGGCGATCGCCCGGGCCCGCGAGGTGATGAGGGAGGTCGAGGCCGACGTGGTCGTCGGCTTCGGCGGCTATGTCGCGACCCCGGCCTATCTGGCGGCGCGACGCACCGGCACCCCGATCGTCATCCACGAGCAGAACGCGCGCCCGGGCCTGGCCAACCGCCTCGGCGCCCGCTTCACCCAGGACGTCGCGACCACCTTTGGCGCCACCCGCCTGGCGAACTCCACGGTGATCGGTCTGCCGATGCGCCGGGAGATCGCCGACCTGGACCGCGCCGCCCTGCGCGGGGCCGGCCTGGCCCACTTCGGGCTGCAGGAGGGCACCACCACGCTGCTCGTCTTCGGCGGCTCGCTGGGCGCGCAGCGGCTCAACGACGCCTTCCCCGCCGCCGCCCCCGACCTGCGCGCGGCCGGGGTCCAGGTGCTGCACCTGACCGGGGCGGGCAAGCCGGTCGAGGTCGAGTCGGACAGCCAGTGTCCCTATGTCGTGGTCGACTACACCGACCGGATGGACCTGGCGTATGCCGTGGCTGACCTGGCCGTCTGCCGCGCCGGTGCCGGCACGGTCTCGGAGCTGACGGCCGTCGGTCTGCCGGCCATCTATGTGCCGCTGCCGATCGGCAACGGTGAGCAGCGGCTCAACGCCGCCGACGTCGTCGCGGCCGGGGGAGGGCTGCTCGTCGCCGACGCCGACGTCACCGCCGACTGGGTGCGCGACACGGTGCTGCCGCTGCTCGCCGACGAGGAGCGCCTGGGCCAGATGGCCGACGAGGCCGCCGTGATGGGCGACCGCACCGCCGCCGAGGAGCTGGCCAAGATGGTGCTGGCCGCCGCTGGCCGCCGTGACTCCAGCCGCAGTGACTCCGACCGCAGCGACACGGGGAGCAGTCCGGCATGA
- the mraY gene encoding phospho-N-acetylmuramoyl-pentapeptide-transferase, with amino-acid sequence MVTIVLAAGIAMVVALVGTPLFIKFLVRRQYGQFIRDDGPTSHHTKRGTPTMGGAVIIGATLIGYFGAHLLLQLISATGFMDFAGSSMSVSGLLVLFLMAGLGLVGFADDFTKISKERSLGLRSHEKLIGQGLVGVIFAVLALQFPGGSHRTPASTAISFVRDTNLDLAVFGTAGALIAFVLWANIMITGASNGVNLVDGLDGLATGASVMAFGGYVLIGIWQFNQNCQIIPGPNCYDVRDAHDLAVVAACVAGACFGFLWWNASPAKIFMGDTGSLALGGALAGLAITTHTQLLMIFLGGLFVIVTMSVIIQVAGFKMTRKRVFRMAPLHHHFELIGWHEVTIVVRFWIIQGLCVAAGLGIFYAEWVVGL; translated from the coding sequence ATGGTGACCATCGTCCTGGCTGCGGGCATCGCCATGGTGGTGGCCCTGGTCGGCACCCCGCTGTTCATCAAGTTCCTGGTGCGGCGGCAGTATGGCCAGTTCATCCGGGACGACGGGCCGACCAGCCACCACACCAAGCGCGGCACGCCCACCATGGGCGGCGCGGTCATCATCGGCGCGACGCTGATCGGCTATTTCGGCGCCCACCTGCTGCTGCAGCTCATCTCGGCCACCGGCTTCATGGACTTCGCCGGCAGCTCGATGAGCGTCAGCGGCCTGCTCGTGCTCTTCCTGATGGCGGGGCTGGGCCTGGTGGGCTTCGCCGACGACTTCACCAAGATCTCCAAGGAGCGCAGCCTGGGCCTGCGCTCCCACGAGAAGCTCATCGGCCAGGGCCTGGTGGGCGTCATCTTTGCCGTGCTCGCCCTGCAGTTCCCCGGCGGCTCGCACCGCACCCCGGCCAGCACCGCGATCAGTTTCGTGCGCGACACCAACCTCGACCTCGCGGTGTTCGGCACGGCGGGCGCACTCATCGCCTTCGTCCTCTGGGCCAACATCATGATCACCGGCGCCTCCAACGGCGTGAACCTGGTCGACGGCCTCGACGGCCTGGCCACCGGCGCCTCGGTGATGGCCTTCGGCGGCTATGTCCTGATCGGCATCTGGCAGTTCAACCAGAACTGCCAGATCATCCCCGGCCCCAACTGTTATGACGTGCGCGACGCCCACGACCTGGCCGTCGTCGCCGCCTGTGTCGCCGGCGCCTGCTTCGGCTTCCTGTGGTGGAACGCCTCACCCGCCAAGATCTTCATGGGCGACACCGGCTCCCTGGCCCTGGGCGGCGCGCTGGCCGGCCTGGCGATCACCACCCACACCCAGCTGCTGATGATCTTCCTCGGCGGCCTCTTCGTGATCGTCACGATGTCGGTGATCATCCAGGTCGCCGGCTTCAAGATGACCCGCAAACGCGTCTTCCGGATGGCCCCGCTGCACCACCACTTCGAGCTGATCGGGTGGCACGAGGTCACCATCGTGGTCCGCTTCTGGATCATCCAGGGCCTGTGTGTGGCCGCCGGCCTGGGCATCTTCTATGCCGAGTGGGTGGTGGGCCTGTGA
- the ftsW gene encoding putative lipid II flippase FtsW has protein sequence MTSTLLPIRRDEAGRESVVAGIGVRLRSPVAPYYLILVSTALLVTLGLVMVLSASSVTSYWEDGNSYKVFLTQLMYAGGGVVLAMLAARIPVGVWKKLAPWGLLLAVLLQLAVFSPIGTDFQGNRNWISVAGFSVQPSEFGKVALVVFGAAVLARKRKVLGHISHVLIPFVLPGAALLIGLVLAGHDLGTVLILVAITGGVMFAAGVQARWFVGVAALAAGGAAYMAVGSANRMERIQAWVGGICVNPDVKGCFQKVHAEYALADGGWWGLGLGGSKEKWGQLPEPHNDFIMAIIGEELGLPGTFTVLALFFLIAYACYRIVVTSTDFFVRVAAAGIMVWFLSQAMINIGSVIGMFPIIGVPLPLVSSGGSALVAALIGVGILLALARSLPGCRESLSGRPSMLRRTLAVVPTPRLRRR, from the coding sequence ATGACGTCGACGCTGCTGCCCATCCGGCGTGACGAGGCGGGCCGGGAGTCAGTCGTCGCGGGCATCGGTGTGCGGCTGCGCTCGCCTGTGGCGCCCTACTATCTGATCCTGGTCTCGACCGCTCTGCTCGTCACCCTCGGGCTGGTGATGGTGCTGTCGGCCTCGAGCGTGACGTCCTACTGGGAGGACGGCAACTCCTACAAGGTCTTCCTGACCCAGCTGATGTATGCCGGGGGCGGGGTCGTCCTGGCCATGCTCGCCGCGCGCATCCCGGTGGGGGTGTGGAAGAAGCTGGCCCCGTGGGGCCTGCTCCTCGCCGTCCTCCTGCAGCTGGCCGTCTTCAGCCCGATCGGCACGGACTTCCAGGGCAACCGCAACTGGATCAGCGTGGCCGGCTTCTCCGTGCAGCCGTCGGAGTTCGGCAAGGTCGCCCTCGTCGTCTTCGGCGCCGCGGTGCTGGCCCGCAAGCGCAAGGTGCTCGGCCACATCAGCCACGTGCTGATCCCGTTCGTCCTGCCCGGGGCTGCCCTGCTGATCGGCCTCGTCCTGGCCGGCCACGACCTGGGCACCGTGCTGATCCTGGTCGCGATCACCGGAGGCGTGATGTTTGCCGCCGGGGTGCAGGCCCGCTGGTTCGTGGGGGTCGCCGCACTGGCCGCCGGCGGTGCGGCATACATGGCGGTCGGCAGCGCCAACCGCATGGAGCGCATCCAGGCCTGGGTCGGCGGCATCTGCGTCAACCCCGACGTCAAGGGCTGCTTCCAGAAGGTGCACGCGGAGTATGCCCTGGCCGACGGCGGCTGGTGGGGCCTCGGCCTGGGCGGCAGCAAGGAGAAGTGGGGCCAGCTGCCCGAGCCGCACAACGACTTCATCATGGCGATCATCGGTGAGGAGCTCGGCCTGCCCGGCACCTTCACCGTGCTCGCGCTCTTCTTCCTCATCGCCTATGCCTGCTATCGCATCGTGGTCACCAGCACCGACTTCTTCGTGCGCGTCGCGGCGGCCGGCATCATGGTCTGGTTCCTGTCCCAGGCGATGATCAACATCGGCTCGGTCATCGGCATGTTCCCGATCATCGGCGTCCCGCTGCCGCTGGTCTCCTCCGGCGGCTCGGCCCTGGTGGCGGCGCTGATCGGCGTCGGGATCCTGCTCGCGCTGGCCCGGTCGCTGCCGGGCTGCCGCGAGTCGCTGTCCGGCCGGCCCTCGATGCTGCGGCGTACCCTGGCAGTGGTGCCGACTCCCCGGCTCCGGCGACGCTGA
- a CDS encoding UDP-N-acetylmuramoyl-tripeptide--D-alanyl-D-alanine ligase, with the protein MIELSLGEIAEATGGQVHPPEAATTVVTATVVTDSREVDPGSLYVARQGEHADGHDYVGAAAEKGAVGALTDRVVTELPCVVVPDTTDGFAALGREVVDRCTAAGGLQIIGITGSSGKTSTKDLAAQVVSHLGPTVAPIASYNSEVGVPLTVCRLTEETQFLVAEMGASGVGHIEFLTKVAPPRIGVVLNVGTAHLGEFGSREAIAHTKAELVRALPADGLAVLNADDPVVLAMADQTRARVVSVGLSPDADVRADDVEINVRGQASFVLRVPGESAVPVALRVHGPHHVGNALAVAAVAHELGMPVPQIAEALGQAGAVSRWRMEVHERPDGVTIVNDAYNANPDSMRAALRSLAVMSGSGRTVAVIGEMRELGEDSVREHRSIGELAAALHIDTMVVVGEGALPVAAGFTAAGGTTSYECSDTDEARELLEALLAPGDVALLKSSRDSGLRFLGDALVEPADDATATTATPTTGDGAP; encoded by the coding sequence GTGATCGAGCTGTCCCTCGGTGAGATCGCCGAGGCAACCGGTGGGCAGGTGCACCCTCCGGAGGCGGCCACCACGGTGGTCACCGCCACGGTCGTCACCGACTCGCGCGAGGTCGACCCCGGCAGTCTGTATGTCGCACGCCAGGGTGAGCACGCCGACGGTCACGACTACGTCGGCGCGGCTGCCGAAAAAGGCGCCGTCGGCGCCCTGACCGACCGGGTCGTCACCGAGCTGCCCTGCGTCGTGGTCCCCGACACCACTGACGGCTTCGCCGCTCTGGGGCGCGAGGTCGTCGACCGGTGCACCGCGGCCGGTGGCCTGCAGATCATCGGCATCACCGGGAGCTCCGGCAAGACCTCGACCAAGGACCTGGCCGCCCAGGTCGTGTCGCACCTCGGGCCGACAGTGGCGCCGATCGCGTCCTACAACTCCGAGGTCGGCGTGCCGCTGACCGTGTGCCGCCTCACCGAGGAGACCCAGTTCCTCGTCGCCGAGATGGGCGCCTCCGGGGTCGGACATATCGAGTTCCTCACCAAGGTCGCCCCGCCGCGGATCGGCGTCGTGCTCAACGTCGGCACCGCCCACCTGGGCGAGTTCGGCAGCCGCGAGGCGATCGCGCACACCAAGGCCGAGCTGGTGCGGGCCCTGCCCGCCGACGGGCTGGCGGTGCTCAACGCCGACGACCCGGTGGTGCTGGCGATGGCCGACCAGACCCGGGCCCGCGTGGTCAGCGTGGGGCTGAGCCCGGACGCCGACGTGCGCGCCGACGACGTCGAGATCAACGTGCGCGGTCAGGCCAGCTTCGTCCTGCGCGTCCCCGGCGAGAGTGCCGTCCCGGTCGCGCTGCGGGTGCACGGCCCGCACCACGTCGGCAACGCGCTGGCGGTCGCGGCGGTCGCCCACGAGCTGGGCATGCCCGTGCCGCAGATCGCCGAGGCCCTCGGCCAGGCCGGCGCGGTCAGCCGGTGGCGCATGGAGGTCCACGAGCGTCCCGACGGCGTCACGATTGTCAACGACGCCTACAACGCCAACCCCGACTCGATGCGCGCGGCGCTGCGCTCCCTGGCCGTGATGAGCGGCTCCGGTCGCACGGTCGCGGTCATCGGGGAGATGCGCGAGCTGGGGGAGGACTCGGTCCGCGAGCACCGCTCGATCGGCGAGCTCGCCGCCGCCCTGCACATCGACACCATGGTCGTCGTTGGCGAGGGCGCCCTGCCGGTCGCGGCCGGCTTCACCGCCGCCGGCGGCACCACCAGCTATGAGTGCTCCGACACCGACGAGGCCCGCGAGCTGCTCGAGGCGCTGCTCGCCCCCGGCGACGTGGCCCTGCTGAAGTCCAGCCGCGACTCCGGCCTGCGCTTCCTCGGCGACGCCCTGGTCGAGCCGGCGGATGACGCCACAGCGACCACCGCCACCCCGACCACCGGGGACGGGGCGCCCTGA
- a CDS encoding cell division protein FtsQ/DivIB: MRMRKKQDLDQRLRSANGKATAKGRGKTKAKDKARAHKKFRARAAEVRARPWRIVAVLALVAALVGGVVFLFGWSTAFVVEEITTTGADGEVAELAQANAGVPIGRPMARVDTDAVEKRVLQDLRVADVDVGRSWPSTLTLELTLRQPALVVQHSGLRGVLLADAQGVIYDTADEAPEDLPTVRAPKGDLDPAHLQAALALPGALPAAVARQAEDLRLDAAGRLEFTVGSVTVRWGDGTSAELKGRVLEGLLEQEGIDPSGEVDPVTGPIEIDLSTPSTPVVTGLQTASPTD, from the coding sequence ATGCGCATGAGGAAGAAGCAGGACCTCGACCAGAGGTTGAGGTCCGCCAATGGCAAGGCCACGGCCAAAGGTAGGGGTAAAACCAAGGCCAAGGACAAAGCCCGGGCCCACAAGAAGTTCCGGGCCCGCGCCGCCGAGGTGCGGGCCCGCCCGTGGCGCATCGTCGCGGTGCTGGCTCTGGTTGCGGCGCTGGTGGGCGGGGTGGTCTTCCTCTTCGGATGGTCCACCGCCTTCGTGGTCGAGGAGATCACCACGACCGGTGCTGACGGTGAGGTCGCCGAGCTTGCTCAGGCCAACGCCGGCGTCCCGATCGGGCGGCCGATGGCGCGGGTCGACACCGACGCGGTGGAGAAGCGGGTGCTGCAGGACCTGCGGGTGGCCGACGTCGACGTGGGCCGCTCCTGGCCCTCGACGCTCACTCTCGAGCTGACCCTGCGTCAGCCCGCGCTCGTCGTGCAACACAGCGGCCTGCGGGGCGTGCTCCTCGCGGACGCCCAGGGCGTAATTTATGACACGGCCGACGAGGCGCCCGAGGACTTGCCGACCGTCCGCGCCCCCAAGGGCGACCTCGACCCGGCGCACCTGCAGGCAGCCCTGGCCCTCCCGGGTGCCCTTCCCGCCGCGGTGGCGCGGCAGGCTGAGGACTTGCGGCTCGACGCCGCCGGACGCCTGGAGTTCACCGTCGGCTCGGTCACGGTGCGGTGGGGCGACGGCACCAGTGCGGAGCTCAAGGGCAGGGTTCTGGAGGGGCTGCTGGAGCAGGAGGGGATCGACCCTTCCGGTGAGGTCGACCCCGTCACAGGCCCCATCGAGATCGACCTGTCGACCCCGTCGACGCCCGTCGTGACCGGCCTGCAGACCGCCTCACCCACAGATTGA
- the murC gene encoding UDP-N-acetylmuramate--L-alanine ligase, translating to MTAGVNDRFDFTEPVPPVADLGPVHFIAIGGSGMSGVARLHLAAGVRVSGSDARDSTTLQALAAEGARVFIGQDPANLADDVQTVVISSAIRETNPELAAARDRGLRVLHRAQGIATLLPGRDAVAVAGANGKTTTSGMLTVALQHSGADPAYVLGSQLTTPGGRGTNAAPGTGPFVIEADESDGSFLTYHPQVAVVTNIKPDHLDFYGDLSTIEATFAGFSRTIREGGLLVAAADDPGAANLAAARRDAGGAVATFGTDESADVWLSDLRPDSMTAAARLTWQRDVDEIPAGTTRTLTVPMPGVHNLANAAAALLAATAGLGQDLDAVLAGLAAYPGTHRRFEHVGEGAGVHVVDDYAHNPDKVAAVVAAGRGLVDADPQGGRLVVIFQPHLFSRTRDFAAQFAAGLSAADVVVLMDVYGAREDPLEGVTGATIAELVQGPQVHFVADREQVVPLVADLLRAGDLVLTVGAGDVTELGVPLVEELTRGQR from the coding sequence ATGACGGCGGGTGTCAACGACCGGTTCGACTTCACCGAACCGGTGCCACCGGTGGCTGACCTCGGGCCGGTCCACTTCATCGCGATCGGGGGGTCGGGCATGTCCGGCGTCGCCCGCCTCCACCTGGCGGCCGGCGTGCGCGTCTCCGGCTCTGACGCGCGCGACAGCACGACCCTGCAGGCGCTGGCGGCGGAGGGCGCGCGGGTCTTCATCGGCCAGGACCCGGCCAACCTGGCCGACGACGTGCAGACCGTGGTCATCTCCTCGGCCATCCGCGAGACCAACCCCGAGCTGGCCGCCGCACGGGATCGCGGACTGCGGGTGCTGCACCGCGCCCAGGGCATCGCCACCCTGCTGCCGGGGCGGGACGCCGTCGCGGTCGCCGGCGCCAACGGCAAGACGACCACCAGCGGCATGCTCACCGTGGCCCTGCAGCACTCCGGTGCTGACCCGGCCTATGTCCTGGGCTCCCAGCTGACCACACCCGGCGGCCGCGGCACCAACGCCGCCCCGGGCACCGGGCCGTTCGTGATCGAGGCCGACGAGAGCGACGGGTCCTTCCTGACCTATCACCCACAGGTCGCGGTCGTGACCAACATCAAGCCCGACCACCTCGACTTCTATGGCGACCTGTCCACGATCGAGGCCACGTTTGCCGGGTTCTCCCGCACCATCCGCGAGGGCGGCCTCCTGGTCGCGGCCGCCGATGACCCAGGGGCTGCGAACCTGGCCGCGGCACGCCGTGACGCCGGGGGAGCGGTGGCCACCTTCGGCACCGACGAGAGCGCCGACGTCTGGCTCAGCGACCTGCGCCCGGACTCGATGACGGCCGCCGCCCGGCTGACCTGGCAGCGCGACGTGGACGAGATCCCCGCCGGCACGACCCGCACGCTGACCGTCCCGATGCCGGGCGTGCACAACCTGGCCAACGCCGCCGCAGCGCTGCTCGCGGCGACCGCCGGGCTGGGCCAGGACCTGGACGCCGTGCTGGCCGGGCTCGCGGCCTATCCCGGCACGCACCGCCGCTTCGAGCACGTCGGCGAGGGCGCCGGCGTGCACGTCGTCGACGACTATGCGCACAACCCCGACAAGGTCGCCGCCGTGGTGGCTGCCGGTCGCGGCCTGGTCGACGCGGACCCGCAGGGTGGCCGCCTGGTCGTCATCTTCCAGCCGCACCTGTTCAGCCGCACCCGCGACTTCGCGGCGCAGTTCGCAGCCGGTCTGTCCGCCGCCGATGTCGTGGTGCTGATGGATGTGTATGGAGCGCGCGAGGACCCGCTCGAGGGCGTCACGGGGGCCACGATCGCCGAGCTGGTGCAGGGGCCGCAGGTGCACTTCGTCGCCGACCGTGAGCAGGTCGTGCCGCTCGTAGCGGACCTGCTTCGCGCCGGTGACCTGGTGCTGACCGTCGGGGCCGGTGACGTCACCGAGCTGGGCGTGCCGCTGGTGGAGGAGCTCACAAGGGGGCAGCGCTGA